The following proteins come from a genomic window of Alosa alosa isolate M-15738 ecotype Scorff River chromosome 2, AALO_Geno_1.1, whole genome shotgun sequence:
- the tbc1d8b gene encoding TBC1 domain family member 8B isoform X4: MWLKPEEVLLKNALKLWATVKSNDYFILQRRRGYGEGSGGLAGLLVGTLDAVLDSTSKVAPFRILHQTPDSQVYWIIACGASEEEITQHWEWLQQNIMRTLSVFDSSDDITSFVQGKIRGLIAEEGKVSLVQEEDPEKFREALLRFESWFSLPAKEKLVTYYSCSYWRGRVPCQGWLYLSTNFLCFYSYLLGNEVKLVISWVEISRLEKTSSVLLTESIRVCSGGEDHCFSMFLHLQQTFLLMEQLADYAVRRLIDKETFPSDHILTDPLQITKRGLETHARNEAFRAFFRLPREENLLEVYESFLWVPFSHFNTLGKICVSENYLCFASQDGSKCHLIIAMREILSVEKPDRSSRALTVCMRGKRALRFSEVRDFERLAGTIRRQCGNTASPQHSASSQMLLECGEDEEGLMVGQKDSSKTVSTEALMNVFHPQDAENLDPKMLKEKMKEQSWQIHFAEYGRGTSMFCTKKTRDLIVRGVPESLRGELWMLFSGAVNDMATHPGHYSELVEASLGTSSLATDEIERDLHRSLPDHPAFQSDTGISALRRVLTAYAYRNPKIGYCQAMNILASMLLLYAKEEEAFWLLVAVCERMLPDYFNRRIIGALVDQAVFEDLIREHLSQLTEHMTDLTFLSSVSLSWFLTLFISVLPIESAVNVVDCFFFDGIKAILQLGLATLDYNMEALLCCNDDTEAVTILSRFF, from the exons ATGTGGCTTAAACCTGAAGAAGTGCTTTTGAAAAATGCACTGAAGTTATGGGCGACCGTGAAATCCAATGATTATTTCATACTGCAGAGACGACGGGGATACGGTGAAGGAAGTGGCGGTTTGGCAG GGCTCCTTGTGGGAACTCTGGATGCTGTGCTCGACTCTACGTCCAAGGTCGCACCCTTCCGCATCCTGCACCAGACCCCCGACTCGCAGGTCTACTGGATCATAGCATGTG GCGCTTCTGAGGAGGAGATCACTCAGCACTGGGAGTGGCTGCAGCAGAACATCATGCGAACTCTCTCCGTGTTCGACTCCAGCGATGACATCACCAGCTTCGTCCAGGGCAAGATCAGA GGTCTGATCGCTGAGGAGGGGAAAGTAAGCCTGGTGCAGGAGGAGGACCCAGAGAAGTTTCGTGAGGCGCTGCTCCGCTTCGAGTCCTGGTTTTCGCTGCCCGCCAAGGAGAAGCTGGTGACCTACTACTCGTGCAGCTACTGGAGAGGCCGCGTCCCATGCCAGGGCTGGCTCTACCTCAGCACCAACTTCCTCTGCTTCTACTCCTACCTGCTGGGCAATGAAg TGAAGCTGGTGATCTCGTGGGTGGAGATCAGCCGGCTGGAGAAGACGTCCAGCGTGCTGCTGACTGAGAGCATCCGCGTGTGCTCGGGTGGAGAGGACCACTGCTTCTCCATGTTCCTCCACCTGCAGCAGACCTTCCTCCTGATGGAGCAGCTGGCCGACTACGCTGTCAGACGGCTCATCGACAAGGAGACGTTTCCGAGCGACCACATTCTTACTGATCCACTGCAAATTACCAAAAG GGGACTGGAGACTCACGCCAGGAACGAGGCCTTCCGGGCGTTCTTCCGCCTCCCGCGCGAGGAGAACCTCCTGGAGGTCTACGAGAGCTTCCTGTGGGTCCCCTTCAGTCACTTCAACACGCTGGGCAAGATCTGCGTATCGGAGAACTACCTCTGCTTCGCCAGCCAGGACGGCAGCAAGTGCCACCTTATCATTGCAATGCGAGAG ATTCTGAGTGTggagaagcctgaccgcagtaGCCGGGCCCTGACCGTGTGTATGCGGGGGAAGCGAGCGCTGCGTTTTTCCGAGGTCCGTGACTTTGAGCGTCTGGCCGGCACCATCCGCAGACAGTGTGGGAACACTGCTAGTCCCCAGCACTCCGCCTCCAGCCAG atgctGCTGGAGTGTGGTGAGGATGAAGAAGGGCTGATGGTTGGCCAGAAGGACAGCAGTAAGACGGTCAGCACAGAGGCCCTAATGAATGTCTTCCATCCCCAGGATGCTGAAAACCTCGACCCGAAAATG CTGAAAGAGAAGATGAAGGAGCAGTCTTGGCAGATCCACTTTGCGGAGTACGGACGTGGAACCAGCATGTTTTGCACAAAGAAAACCAGAGACCTTATTGTGCGGGGAGTACCAGAGTCACTACGAGGAGAGCTGTGGATGCTGTTCTCAG GAGCAGTAAATGACATGGCGACCCACCCTGGCCATTACTCTGAGCTGGTGGAGGCGTCCCTGGGCACCAGCTCTCTGGCCACTGATGAGATTGAGCGTGACCTTCACCGCTCTCTGCCTGACCACCCAGCATTCCAGAGCGACACCGGCATATCAGCCCTACGGAGGGTCCTCACGGCGTACGCCTACCGAAACCCCAAGATAGGCTACTGCCAg GCTATGAATATCCTAGCATCTATGTTACTGTTGTATGCCAAGGAGGAAGAAGCCTTCTGGTTACTGGTTGCTGTATGTGAACGGATGCTTCCAGACTATTTCAACCGCAGGATCATTG GCGCACTGGTTGACCAGGCCGTCTTTGAGGACCTGATCCGAGAGCACCTGTCCCAGCTGACGGAGCATATGACGGATCTGACGTTCCTGTCGTCGGTTTCGCTGTCCTGGTTCCTGACACTCTTCATCAGCGTGCTACCCATCGAGAGTGCGGTCAACGTGGTCGACTGCTTCTTCTTTGACGGCATCAAGGCCATCCTGCAGCTGGGACTGGCCACCCTCGACTATAACATGgaagctctgctctgctgcaacGACGACACAGAGGCCGTCACCATCCTCAGCAGGT TTTTTTGA